In Parasphingorhabdus halotolerans, a single window of DNA contains:
- a CDS encoding AMP-binding protein: protein MLKDAQLAHAVGPRSPELLGLTIPQALGAAVKKWSDYESVVSVHQGIRWTYAELAKKAEALAAGLLKIGIEKGDRVGIWAPNIAQWTLTQFATAKIGAILVNVNPAYRLSELEFALHNVGIKAVVCPASYKTSMYAEMMETLAPEIVSGNADTDLDCAKLPDLKRVILIDETPRAGWNSIAGLMECSTAELVHRVNKIEAALSADEPINIQFTSGTTGLPKGATLTHRNILNNGYFVGLNIGLVAGDRLCIPVPLYHCFGMVMGNLACLVHGAAMVYPAETFDPGATLAAIEKEKCTGLYGVPTMFIAQLAHPDIKAVDLSSLRTGCMAGSPCPVEVMKQVVETMNMVDVTIAYGMTETSPVSFQSTPDDPISLRVATIGRVLPHLECKIVDEAGATVPPGTPGELCTRGYSVMLGYWGDEDKTAAVLDEDGWMHTGDLATIDAAGYGNIVGRIKDMIIRGGENIYPLEIEEFFFTHPDIEDATVFGVPDEKYGEEVCLWVRIREGATIPPDEISEFCKGQIAHYKIPRYIEIVDEFPMTVTGKIRKVEMRGIMSRKLGLVASETA, encoded by the coding sequence ATGCTGAAAGACGCGCAACTAGCGCACGCGGTGGGCCCAAGATCGCCCGAACTTCTGGGTTTGACGATCCCGCAGGCGCTGGGCGCAGCGGTAAAAAAATGGAGCGATTACGAATCTGTCGTTTCTGTTCATCAAGGCATTCGTTGGACTTACGCGGAGCTTGCCAAGAAGGCCGAAGCTCTGGCGGCTGGACTATTGAAGATTGGCATTGAAAAGGGCGATCGGGTTGGCATCTGGGCTCCCAACATTGCCCAATGGACGCTTACCCAATTTGCCACCGCAAAAATCGGTGCCATTCTGGTCAATGTGAACCCGGCTTACCGTTTGTCGGAACTGGAATTCGCTCTGCACAACGTCGGGATCAAGGCTGTCGTCTGCCCGGCATCTTACAAGACCAGCATGTATGCAGAGATGATGGAAACGCTGGCTCCGGAAATCGTATCTGGAAATGCAGACACTGATTTGGACTGCGCAAAACTGCCCGATCTAAAGCGCGTTATTCTGATAGATGAGACGCCGAGGGCTGGATGGAATTCCATCGCTGGGCTGATGGAGTGCTCCACTGCAGAATTGGTGCATCGGGTTAACAAGATTGAAGCTGCTCTGAGCGCTGATGAGCCGATCAATATTCAATTTACGTCCGGTACAACAGGTCTTCCCAAAGGCGCAACACTGACCCATCGCAACATCCTCAACAATGGCTATTTCGTCGGGTTGAATATCGGCTTGGTAGCAGGCGATCGCCTTTGCATTCCCGTGCCGCTCTATCATTGCTTTGGCATGGTTATGGGAAATCTCGCCTGCCTCGTCCACGGTGCCGCGATGGTTTATCCCGCCGAGACATTCGATCCCGGCGCAACATTGGCGGCGATCGAAAAGGAAAAATGCACCGGGCTCTATGGCGTCCCGACCATGTTCATCGCTCAGCTTGCCCATCCTGACATTAAGGCTGTCGATCTCAGTTCGCTGCGCACCGGCTGTATGGCGGGCTCACCATGCCCTGTCGAGGTGATGAAGCAAGTGGTCGAAACCATGAATATGGTCGATGTGACCATCGCCTATGGTATGACCGAAACCTCGCCTGTCAGCTTTCAATCAACTCCGGACGATCCGATTTCTTTGAGGGTCGCGACCATTGGCCGTGTACTTCCTCATTTGGAATGCAAGATCGTTGACGAAGCAGGCGCAACCGTTCCGCCGGGGACGCCGGGTGAGCTGTGCACCAGAGGATATTCGGTCATGCTCGGCTATTGGGGAGATGAAGACAAAACAGCTGCCGTACTCGATGAAGATGGCTGGATGCACACAGGTGACTTGGCCACCATTGACGCCGCCGGCTACGGAAACATTGTTGGCCGGATCAAGGATATGATCATCCGCGGCGGAGAGAATATCTATCCGTTGGAGATCGAGGAGTTCTTCTTCACCCATCCGGACATCGAAGACGCGACAGTTTTTGGCGTTCCGGATGAAAAATATGGTGAGGAAGTTTGCCTCTGGGTCCGAATTCGCGAGGGTGCGACGATACCCCCGGACGAGATAAGTGAATTCTGCAAGGGTCAAATCGCGCATTACAAAATCCCGCGCTATATCGAGATCGTCGATGAGTTTCCAATGACTGTGACGGGCAAAATCCGTAAAGTGGAAATGCGCGGGATCATGTCCAGGAAATTGGGATTGGTCGCTTCCGAGACTGCATAA
- a CDS encoding CapA family protein — translation MKNIFPVDLPRDFYHIADHLPADVQKAIYSRIDEAVINKEWEYAVDIKFNVKDINFLAYSLFKAAKAINKPFEGSELEKTFKPFEKTYLKVNEGVDVKAAYRVSTSGDLMMAKHINDSKDFLYSEVDNHIFGADFKFANLESTITDREIENLSFKNLDETPKINITRSEYRTLVSHQDRQYDIVELANNHILDCGGDGIQLTFDALKEDGIGFIGAYESEESSKQIFTRNIGDVKVGFINHTFGVNGKKFPTGKEWLVDLTDFHTGDNPDISKIISQIKQAKAECELVFVALHWGLEHELFPQPAQREWAQAFADAGADVIIGHHPHVIQPFELLTTADSKKVPVFYSLGNLTPPGGSAHTALSYIANFTVARQVDGKALITELAATPTVFVEQREGTTRGLLIPLGRLNRLELDEGTRKYVGEINETAKVVFGDQYLEDGLEKMQVMN, via the coding sequence ATGAAGAATATTTTTCCCGTGGATTTGCCAAGAGATTTTTATCATATTGCTGACCATTTGCCAGCAGATGTGCAAAAAGCAATTTATTCACGAATTGATGAAGCTGTTATCAATAAAGAGTGGGAATATGCAGTTGATATTAAATTTAATGTCAAAGATATAAATTTCCTAGCATATTCGCTTTTCAAGGCAGCGAAGGCTATAAATAAGCCATTTGAAGGTTCAGAATTAGAGAAAACTTTCAAGCCATTCGAAAAAACATATTTAAAAGTAAATGAAGGGGTAGATGTCAAGGCTGCTTACAGAGTCAGTACTTCCGGTGACTTGATGATGGCTAAGCACATCAATGATTCAAAAGACTTTTTGTATAGCGAAGTTGATAACCACATATTTGGTGCAGATTTTAAATTTGCTAACTTGGAATCAACTATTACTGATCGGGAAATTGAAAACCTGTCCTTTAAGAATTTGGATGAGACCCCAAAAATCAATATAACAAGATCGGAGTATAGAACACTAGTTTCTCACCAAGATAGGCAATACGATATCGTTGAATTAGCCAATAACCACATTCTTGATTGTGGAGGAGATGGTATTCAATTAACTTTTGATGCATTAAAGGAAGACGGTATTGGCTTTATTGGCGCTTATGAATCAGAAGAGTCGAGCAAACAGATCTTTACTAGAAATATTGGTGATGTGAAAGTTGGTTTTATCAACCATACTTTTGGTGTTAATGGCAAAAAATTCCCGACAGGAAAAGAATGGTTGGTCGATCTGACCGATTTCCATACCGGAGATAACCCGGATATCTCAAAAATTATTTCACAGATAAAGCAGGCAAAGGCTGAATGTGAATTAGTCTTTGTCGCACTGCACTGGGGGTTGGAACATGAATTGTTCCCTCAACCCGCGCAACGTGAATGGGCTCAGGCCTTTGCTGATGCAGGAGCAGATGTTATTATTGGCCATCATCCCCATGTCATCCAACCTTTTGAATTACTGACCACCGCCGACTCTAAAAAAGTTCCCGTATTCTATAGCTTAGGTAACTTAACACCTCCTGGCGGATCTGCACATACTGCGTTAAGTTACATCGCAAACTTCACGGTTGCGAGGCAAGTAGACGGAAAAGCATTAATTACCGAACTCGCTGCAACACCAACTGTCTTCGTTGAGCAAAGGGAGGGCACGACCAGGGGATTATTAATTCCTTTAGGTAGGCTCAATCGGCTCGAATTAGATGAAGGCACGCGTAAGTATGTTGGTGAAATTAACGAAACTGCCAAAGTAGTCTTCGGTGATCAATACTTAGAAGATGGTTTAGAGAAAATGCAGGTGATGAATTAA
- a CDS encoding M14 family metallopeptidase has product MNTTSYFSSNYALQRQRFLDQATKAQLSVESHLHPLRGREGEELAMDVARLGPAGSQHMLIITSGTHGLEGFSGSGIQLALMDDPEFHALATASGVSILYVHGVNPWGFSWYHRWTHENVDLNRNFLDFSDSSITNEGFRYPEIADFIVPANWPDAQADEQMATWIAANDMAALIQAVTGGQRSHPDGLFFCGNQPTWSNQTFRHVLRTHAAGCTQAAIIDLHTGLGPCGHGERIVAPQDDRAHARVKAWWGNVTSVADGSSSSAKVSGYLCGALDEEIPGAEVTAMVLEFGTVPMPEVLDALRADQWLIRQTDPDPVKADAIKQQVLAAFYVDTDEWKQQLVEQAIEASHQAARGLAGGL; this is encoded by the coding sequence ATGAACACCACAAGCTACTTTTCTTCGAACTACGCACTGCAACGGCAGCGTTTTCTGGACCAAGCGACGAAAGCGCAGCTGTCAGTGGAAAGTCACCTACATCCGCTGCGCGGACGCGAAGGCGAGGAACTGGCTATGGATGTCGCGCGTCTTGGTCCGGCCGGGTCGCAACACATGCTAATAATTACTAGCGGCACTCACGGGTTAGAGGGTTTTAGTGGTTCGGGCATCCAACTCGCGCTGATGGATGATCCTGAATTTCACGCGCTTGCAACGGCGTCCGGCGTGTCGATACTTTATGTACACGGCGTCAATCCCTGGGGCTTTTCCTGGTACCACCGCTGGACTCACGAGAATGTCGATCTCAATCGGAATTTTCTTGATTTCTCGGATTCGTCGATAACCAATGAAGGGTTTCGATACCCCGAAATCGCTGACTTTATCGTACCAGCCAATTGGCCCGATGCACAGGCAGACGAGCAGATGGCGACCTGGATCGCCGCAAACGATATGGCGGCACTGATCCAAGCGGTCACTGGCGGGCAGCGCAGTCATCCGGATGGCTTGTTCTTTTGCGGCAATCAACCGACCTGGAGCAACCAGACATTCCGCCATGTGCTGCGCACCCATGCGGCCGGCTGTACCCAAGCGGCGATCATCGATTTGCACACCGGCCTGGGCCCTTGCGGGCATGGCGAACGCATTGTTGCGCCTCAAGATGACCGCGCCCATGCCCGGGTAAAGGCCTGGTGGGGGAACGTCACCTCGGTGGCTGACGGGAGTTCGTCGTCGGCCAAAGTTTCCGGTTACCTGTGTGGCGCGCTTGATGAAGAAATTCCCGGTGCTGAAGTCACCGCTATGGTGCTTGAATTTGGTACCGTGCCGATGCCCGAGGTCTTGGATGCATTGCGTGCCGATCAATGGCTGATCCGTCAGACCGACCCGGACCCGGTGAAGGCGGATGCCATCAAGCAACAGGTGCTGGCGGCCTTTTATGTTGATACCGACGAATGGAAACAGCAGTTGGTTGAGCAGGCCATCGAGGCCAGTCATCAGGCCGCGCGCGGGCTCGCTGGCGGGCTGTAG
- a CDS encoding RidA family protein, with translation MSAEQKLQELKLELPPVPPPFGVYKPILIRGNLAFLSGHGPQKSDGSFFIGRVGDDLSQEDGYDAARQTGLAILATLKSHLGSLDRINQVVKLLGFVNCTSDFTQHPAVINGCSELFAEIFGEEKGVAARSAVGTNALPGNIPVEIECIFEIGEPL, from the coding sequence ATGTCAGCCGAGCAGAAACTGCAGGAACTTAAACTTGAACTGCCTCCTGTTCCGCCTCCATTTGGGGTCTACAAACCGATTTTAATCCGGGGAAATCTGGCCTTTTTATCCGGTCATGGCCCGCAAAAATCTGATGGCTCATTTTTTATCGGGCGTGTGGGCGATGACCTATCACAAGAGGACGGCTATGATGCCGCCCGTCAAACCGGACTTGCAATCCTCGCCACCTTAAAATCGCACTTGGGCTCTCTCGACCGGATCAATCAGGTTGTTAAGTTGTTGGGCTTCGTAAACTGCACCAGCGATTTTACACAACATCCGGCAGTCATAAACGGCTGTAGTGAGCTGTTTGCTGAGATTTTTGGCGAAGAGAAAGGTGTCGCTGCACGAAGTGCCGTCGGCACCAACGCACTGCCAGGCAATATACCAGTTGAAATCGAATGCATTTTTGAGATCGGGGAGCCTCTATAA
- a CDS encoding aspartate/glutamate racemase family protein — MKHIGLVGCSAEGAALCYRTIVEEGRIRLGGFVHPEVTLHTFNLQDYMQYLAGGRVDWEEGGKKLIESVEKLKSIGADFALCPDNTIHHGVDLVRDRIPLPYLHICDVVADVAKQHNYAKVLVLGTRFTMRGTIYQRAMSAVGIECVTPTDEEVAELDRIVWEELLSGKFVPQSIAYYQQVIDRYKHEGCQAAVLGCTEIPLIINDDNSSLPTLDSTRLLALAALDMALSD; from the coding sequence ATGAAACACATTGGCTTGGTTGGCTGTTCTGCAGAGGGTGCCGCCTTGTGCTATCGGACAATTGTCGAAGAGGGTCGGATTAGATTGGGGGGATTTGTGCACCCAGAAGTGACCCTGCACACCTTTAATTTGCAGGACTATATGCAATATTTGGCGGGAGGACGTGTTGATTGGGAGGAGGGAGGCAAAAAACTCATCGAATCAGTGGAGAAATTGAAGAGCATTGGTGCCGATTTCGCGCTGTGCCCGGACAATACAATACATCATGGCGTGGATCTGGTGAGGGACCGAATTCCCTTGCCGTACCTACATATCTGTGATGTCGTTGCCGACGTCGCGAAGCAGCACAACTATGCCAAGGTTCTTGTACTGGGAACCCGCTTTACCATGCGCGGGACGATCTACCAGCGCGCCATGTCAGCAGTGGGTATAGAGTGTGTGACACCCACGGATGAGGAGGTTGCCGAACTGGATCGCATTGTTTGGGAAGAACTGCTCTCCGGGAAATTTGTGCCGCAATCAATAGCTTACTACCAGCAGGTAATCGACAGGTACAAACACGAGGGGTGTCAGGCGGCAGTGCTGGGTTGCACCGAAATTCCCCTGATTATCAATGACGATAACTCATCATTACCCACGCTCGATTCAACCCGTTTGTTGGCGCTGGCCGCACTTGACATGGCGCTGTCTGACTAG
- a CDS encoding APC family permease, whose amino-acid sequence MQRTIGLWGVVATLVGFVVGAGIFILPGELAATAGPGVIISYALASILVAFSCIIGAFVSGIVPVSGASFVYSTKMTSPFLGFLMIWAIIAGASMGVAFVAHGFAEYLEVLLPGRNKTLVAVMIVLFFGGINLFGAVASVKAQTLMVITFVTSVLVFSVVGIAQIDTDLLVPFTPNGFGPVLMAAVPAFFSYAGFLMIIDIGGEIKNPSRTIPLGLLISFLLVWLCYSAVSLTIVGSIPWQLLANIDAPVATVAGKIFPDWAKDIIPCAVLAAAATTINGLLLAYSRDVYVLSRVRIFPEILSTLSKKHGEPSYAVALLTVTSVISVLMGAQISEYATLVVVVLMLSQILLGIATLRLPKIMPRRLSNLEFRLSSFWRVFFAVGLIVFSSLFIVIGLQSNPKSSVLFGLFLLFGTTYYLLRKNYLKGRGIDMENSVMGYIEETIAQSQEQNMPLSDR is encoded by the coding sequence ATGCAACGGACAATCGGGTTGTGGGGGGTGGTGGCTACTCTGGTTGGCTTTGTTGTCGGTGCAGGAATTTTCATTCTTCCAGGGGAACTGGCAGCAACCGCCGGTCCCGGCGTTATTATCTCATATGCTTTAGCTTCAATCTTAGTCGCATTCTCCTGCATTATTGGCGCCTTCGTAAGCGGAATCGTTCCAGTTAGCGGCGCCAGTTTTGTTTATTCGACAAAAATGACCTCACCTTTTTTAGGTTTTCTGATGATCTGGGCAATTATTGCCGGCGCGTCGATGGGAGTTGCGTTCGTGGCTCATGGTTTCGCCGAATATTTGGAAGTTCTTTTGCCCGGAAGGAACAAGACACTGGTTGCAGTGATGATCGTTCTGTTTTTTGGCGGCATAAACCTTTTTGGCGCTGTCGCTTCCGTCAAAGCACAGACATTGATGGTAATTACTTTTGTGACTTCGGTTCTGGTTTTTTCTGTTGTGGGTATAGCTCAGATTGATACCGATCTTCTTGTTCCCTTTACCCCGAATGGTTTCGGACCAGTTTTGATGGCAGCGGTTCCGGCCTTTTTTTCCTATGCCGGATTTTTAATGATTATCGATATCGGCGGGGAAATCAAAAACCCTTCCCGGACAATCCCGCTGGGATTGCTGATCAGTTTCCTGTTAGTCTGGCTGTGCTATTCGGCCGTGTCGCTGACAATCGTTGGTAGCATTCCCTGGCAGCTGCTCGCCAATATTGATGCGCCGGTTGCTACCGTCGCGGGGAAAATCTTTCCGGACTGGGCCAAAGATATAATTCCCTGCGCTGTTCTGGCTGCCGCCGCCACCACAATAAACGGATTGCTACTGGCTTATTCCCGGGATGTTTATGTATTATCCCGGGTGCGGATTTTTCCTGAAATATTGTCAACACTCTCAAAGAAGCACGGCGAGCCTTCTTACGCGGTGGCTCTGCTGACAGTGACTTCAGTTATTTCTGTATTGATGGGAGCCCAAATATCTGAATACGCAACGCTTGTTGTAGTAGTCCTCATGCTTAGTCAGATTTTGCTCGGAATAGCGACACTCCGCTTACCGAAGATAATGCCCCGCAGATTATCAAATTTGGAATTTAGACTCAGCTCCTTCTGGCGAGTATTTTTCGCCGTGGGTCTTATCGTTTTCTCAAGTCTTTTTATCGTCATTGGCCTACAAAGTAATCCAAAATCTTCCGTGTTATTCGGTTTGTTTTTACTGTTTGGAACTACCTATTATTTGCTGCGTAAGAATTACCTGAAAGGGCGCGGTATCGACATGGAGAACTCGGTGATGGGATATATCGAAGAAACTATTGCACAGTCTCAGGAACAAAATATGCCTCTCAGTGACAGGTGA
- a CDS encoding TonB-dependent receptor gives MHIGQRKHTLLRFTSVIPLVAAAMIGQTASAQETEEAAESGLNVIVVTAQKREQNVQDVPLAVSVTTGEDLERLQVNNIESLQFSTPSLVVAGQDPSRKTFGIRGISDQSRNAGFDNRIGVYVDGVWVGRSAASNQAVLDVASIEVLRGPQGTLFGKNTVAGAINIITAKPEFGTSGYVEAEYGNYDNRRLKGMLNVAASDNVAMRVSGMIHKRDGFVQNLFNGLDYDNRDDYGLRGQLLIEQGDTSLYITADTAQFKSRGAVTGELIIDPRAPNPREFAIDELQNYKIGVDGLSAQVDHEFGNGGTLTSITAFRTSSYFVEGNDEDNTPFAFAFTKPAFEDTSHFSQEIRYASDDSGRFDYVVGLYYLTQDIQGGGTATAFAPAINPLAPPVFVSVNQFGTVKSQSYAIFAHTNFDITDRLELTAGARFNKEDKSVDYKITDTSGLFTNGALKDKRSSSDFSPTVSLNYDVTDDVMTYVRYARAYKSGGWNTDFVPSVPDIGFDDESVDAFEVGLKSLLFDRRLRLNLSAYLSKHSDFQVFAFTQLSNGGSAINVTNAGKVTSKGFEVEADVQPVKWLNLFFNYGYNDTKFDSFKNGGGPGVDFDGNRPAEAPKHNLNLGIATDFDLGFANLMIQGDYNYRSSFFSNPNNLPINLNSSLEQVNLRAGLDFGNVSVFGWMRNAFDVTTQIYNRRTFLGASKASYNSPQTYGVTVKVEFGK, from the coding sequence ATGCATATTGGACAACGCAAGCACACTTTGCTGAGATTTACGTCGGTAATTCCGCTGGTTGCAGCCGCAATGATCGGTCAGACAGCCTCAGCCCAAGAGACAGAAGAGGCCGCAGAATCGGGTCTCAATGTCATCGTCGTGACCGCACAAAAACGCGAACAGAACGTCCAGGACGTCCCGCTCGCCGTCTCTGTCACCACCGGCGAGGATCTGGAACGGCTGCAGGTCAATAACATCGAATCCTTGCAATTTTCGACCCCATCACTGGTCGTTGCTGGTCAGGACCCTTCGCGCAAGACCTTCGGCATTCGCGGCATCTCGGACCAGTCACGCAATGCCGGATTCGACAACCGAATCGGCGTCTATGTTGATGGCGTCTGGGTCGGCCGCTCGGCCGCATCGAACCAGGCTGTGCTCGATGTGGCCTCGATCGAAGTCCTGCGCGGGCCGCAGGGAACGCTGTTTGGCAAGAACACGGTGGCTGGTGCGATCAACATCATCACTGCGAAGCCGGAATTCGGTACCAGCGGATATGTCGAAGCAGAATACGGCAACTATGACAATCGTCGCCTCAAGGGCATGCTGAATGTCGCTGCATCAGACAATGTCGCGATGCGCGTTTCAGGCATGATTCATAAGCGCGATGGCTTCGTGCAGAACCTCTTCAATGGCCTGGATTATGATAACCGTGACGACTACGGATTGCGCGGTCAATTGCTGATCGAGCAAGGTGATACGTCGCTCTATATCACGGCGGATACTGCGCAATTCAAAAGCCGTGGTGCTGTCACCGGCGAACTCATAATTGACCCCCGCGCGCCCAATCCGCGCGAATTTGCAATCGACGAGTTGCAGAATTACAAAATCGGTGTTGACGGGCTTTCTGCGCAGGTCGATCATGAATTCGGAAACGGCGGCACGCTGACCTCGATCACGGCGTTTCGCACAAGCAGCTATTTTGTCGAAGGAAACGACGAGGATAACACTCCGTTCGCTTTCGCATTTACCAAGCCGGCCTTCGAAGATACGAGCCATTTTTCGCAGGAAATCCGCTATGCGTCCGACGATAGCGGGCGGTTCGATTATGTGGTCGGCCTGTACTATCTGACGCAAGACATTCAGGGAGGCGGGACAGCAACGGCTTTTGCGCCAGCGATTAATCCTTTGGCACCGCCGGTTTTTGTCTCGGTGAATCAATTTGGCACGGTAAAATCTCAAAGCTACGCGATTTTCGCCCACACGAATTTCGACATAACCGACCGGCTTGAACTGACTGCAGGCGCACGTTTCAACAAGGAAGACAAGTCGGTTGATTACAAGATCACCGACACGTCGGGGTTGTTCACCAATGGCGCGCTCAAAGACAAACGCTCATCCAGCGATTTCTCGCCCACGGTGAGCCTGAACTATGACGTGACCGACGATGTTATGACCTATGTGCGATACGCACGTGCCTACAAGAGCGGCGGCTGGAACACTGATTTTGTGCCCTCCGTACCTGACATCGGATTTGACGACGAAAGCGTCGATGCATTCGAAGTCGGCCTCAAGTCGCTACTTTTTGACCGCCGCCTGCGGCTTAACCTTTCCGCCTATCTGTCCAAGCACAGCGACTTCCAGGTGTTTGCCTTTACCCAGCTGTCAAATGGAGGATCAGCAATTAATGTGACGAATGCAGGCAAGGTCACGAGCAAAGGTTTTGAGGTTGAAGCCGATGTTCAACCAGTCAAGTGGCTCAATCTTTTCTTTAATTATGGCTACAACGATACCAAGTTCGACAGCTTCAAGAACGGTGGCGGGCCAGGTGTTGATTTTGACGGCAATCGCCCAGCAGAAGCGCCAAAGCACAACCTCAATCTTGGCATCGCCACTGATTTCGATCTGGGCTTCGCAAATTTGATGATCCAGGGCGACTACAATTATCGTAGCTCCTTCTTCTCCAACCCGAACAATCTGCCAATCAACCTGAATAGCTCGCTGGAACAGGTCAATCTGCGCGCAGGCCTTGATTTCGGAAACGTCTCGGTCTTTGGCTGGATGCGCAACGCGTTCGATGTCACGACGCAGATCTACAACCGTCGAACGTTCCTCGGCGCATCAAAAGCTTCGTACAATAGCCCGCAAACCTACGGCGTTACGGTCAAGGTCGAATTCGGGAAGTAA
- a CDS encoding TetR/AcrR family transcriptional regulator, giving the protein MRSNSKSVTQEPRRGRPPASEQVDRRDALLKSAIKLFAERGFSAVDLREISKDAGVTVGLIRHYFDNKEGLIDEAIANVIDQLQAVFGQVTADIDASSGYEFIDLLSQRHDALLYQRYELLQFLKHLAVEMTDKSGPIFKSYYKHLNSEVLELQRRWGLPSKIDPSWLTFTLMFIQLGPIFLTEQMKAIMGFDKDDKAIMTTRTVTSTEILKHGIVVEKKSES; this is encoded by the coding sequence ATGAGATCAAATTCCAAGTCAGTGACGCAAGAGCCCCGCCGTGGCCGCCCGCCCGCCTCCGAACAGGTGGACCGGCGCGATGCCTTGTTGAAATCAGCGATAAAACTGTTCGCCGAAAGGGGCTTCTCGGCCGTTGATCTGAGAGAGATATCCAAGGACGCCGGTGTCACGGTCGGACTGATCCGGCACTATTTTGACAATAAGGAAGGCCTGATCGACGAGGCGATCGCGAATGTGATTGATCAGTTGCAGGCGGTATTTGGGCAGGTCACGGCAGATATTGATGCTTCAAGCGGGTACGAGTTTATTGATCTCTTGTCGCAGCGGCATGATGCTCTCTTGTATCAACGATATGAGTTGCTTCAGTTTCTAAAGCACTTAGCTGTTGAGATGACTGACAAGTCGGGCCCGATATTCAAGTCCTATTACAAACACTTGAACTCGGAAGTCCTAGAGTTGCAACGCCGCTGGGGCTTGCCCTCAAAGATAGATCCGTCGTGGCTCACCTTCACGCTGATGTTCATTCAGTTGGGGCCGATATTTCTCACTGAGCAGATGAAGGCCATTATGGGCTTCGACAAGGACGACAAAGCTATCATGACGACCCGGACAGTAACGAGCACTGAAATACTCAAACACGGCATCGTCGTAGAGAAAAAAAGCGAGAGCTAG